The proteins below come from a single Malus sylvestris chromosome 3, drMalSylv7.2, whole genome shotgun sequence genomic window:
- the LOC126615721 gene encoding nardilysin-like, with protein MARCTFKSDDIIIKSPNDRRLYRLIKLENSLSALLVHDPEIYPEGPPDHSKSVEHSEAEEEEEDEDMDDEDGDEGEDSEGDEDEEDDDEEGGDGELKKKGKGGDSQTKKAAAAMCVGIGSFSDPFEAQGLAHFLEHMLFMGSTEFPDENEYDSYLSKHGGSSNAYTEAEHTCYHFEVKPEFLKGALRRFSQFFVSPLVKIEAMEREVQAIDSEFNQVLQNDSCRLEQIQCHTAAPGHPFNRFCWGNKKSLVDAMEKGINLREQILKLYKDYYHGGLMKLVVIGGESLDVLEDWVVELYGNVKKGPQVKLEFKAEGPIWKVGKLYRLEAVRDVNILNLTWTFPCLHQDYLKKPEDYLAHLLGHEGRGSLHFYLKTRGWATSLSAGVGDEGMHRSSVAYVFRMSIHLTDSGLEKISEIICYVYQYIKLLHQVSPQEWIFRELQDIGNMDFRFAEEQPQDDYAAELAENLLLYPAENVIYGDYVYKIWDAELIKYVLGFFTPENMRVDVVSKSSIKSKDFHCEPWFGSHYTEEDISPSLMDMWKNPPEIDDSLYLPSKNEFIPSDFSIRSDNLCPDPANISYPSCVIDEPLIKFWYKLDDSFKLPRANTYFRINLKGGYANLKSCVLTELYILLLKDELNEIVYQAIVAKLETSVSVFSDKLELKVYGFNDKLPALLSKVLATAKSFMPTDDRFKVVKEDMKRRLKNTNMKPLSHSSYLRLQVLCQIFYDADEKLHVLDELSVSDLKSFIPALCSQLYIEGLCHGNLLEDEAITLSNIFKLNFSVPPLPIELRHKEHVICLPPGANLIRDSNVKNKSETNSVIELYFQVEQEAGIESIRLKTLIDLFDEIVEEPLFNQLRTKEQLGYVVECGPRVTYRVYGFCFCVQSSEYDPIYLQGRVDNFINGLEEMLDGIDDDSFENYKSGLLAKLLEKDPSLTYETNRFWNQIIDQRYMFDQSKREAEELGSIQKKDVIDWYKTYLQQSSPKCRRLAIRVWGCNTDPREAEPQPKSIQVIEDPATFKKSSKFYPSLC; from the exons aTGGCTCGCTGCACTTTCAAATCGGACGATATCATAATAAAGTCGCCGAATGACAGACGATTATACAGATTAATCAAGCTCGAGAATAGCCTCTCGGCATTGCTCGTTCATGATCCTGAGATTTACCCAGAAGGGCCGCCTGATCACTCCAAATCCGTCGAACACAGTGAGgctgaagaggaagaagaggacgAAGATATGGACGACGAGGACGGAGATGAGGGGGAAGACAGTGAAGGAGATGAGGATGAAGAGGACGATGACGAAGAAGGCGGAGATGGTGAActgaagaagaaggggaagggtGGAGACTCTCAGACTAAGAAG GCAGcagcagcaatgtgtgtgggaaTAGGCAGCTTCTCCGACCCTTTTGAGGCACAAGGGCTTGCACACTTTCTAG AACACATGCTCTTCATGGGGAGTACAGAGTTTCCAGATGAAAATGAG TATGATAGTTACTTGTCCAAGCATGGAGGTTCATCAAATGCATACACAGAAGCAGAGCATACCTGCTACCATTTTGAAGTGAAGCCAGAGTTTCTTAAGGGTGCCTTGAGAAG ATTTTCTCAGTTCTTTGTTTCACCTCTAGTGAAAATTGAAGCGATGGAGCGAGAGGTACAGGCTATAGATTCAG AATTTAACCAGGTTCTGCAGAATGATTCTTGCCGCCTTGAACAAATTCAGTGTCATACAGCCGCACCCGGTCACCCATTTAATAGATTCTGTTGGG GAAATAAGAAGAGCTTGGTTGATGCAATGGAAAAAGGGATCAACTTGCGAGAACAAATACTAAAGTTGTACAAGGATTATTACCATGGTGGACTGATGAAGCTAGTTGTCATTggtggag AATCTCTTGATGTACTTGAGGATTGGGTTGTGGAATTGTATGGTAATGTCAAGAAAGGCCCCCAAGTAAAATTGGAGTTTAAGGCAGAAGGTCCTATCTGGAAAGTTGGCAAACTATACAGGCTAGAGGCTGTTAGAGATGTTAACATACTCAACCTTACATGGACATTTCCATGTCTTCATCAAGACTATTTGAAGAAACCAGAAGATTATTTAGCTCATCTACTTGGACATG AGGGCCGGGGAAGTTTGCATTTTTACCTCAAAACCAGAGGGTGGGCAACATCTTTGTCTGCTGGTGTTGGGGACGAGGGGATGCACCGATCTTCTGTGGCTTATGTCTTCCGCATGTCCATACACCTCACTGACTCTGGATTGGAAAAG ATTTCCGAAATAATTTGCTATGTCTACCAATACATTAAGTTACTGCATCAAGTGTCTCCACAAGAATGGATATTTAGGGAACTTCAGGATATTGGGAATATGGATTTTAGATTTGCAGAGGAGCAGCCCCAAGATGATTATGCTGCAGAACTTGCAG AAAATTTGCTACTGTATCCAGCAGAGAACGTTATTTATGGGGACTATGTATACAAAATTTGGGACGCGGAATTGATAAAGTATGTTCTTGGTTTCTTCACACCAGAAAACATGAGGGTTGATGTGgtatcaaagtcctcaattAAGTCGAAAG ATTTCCATTGCGAGCCTTGGTTTGGGTCGCATTATACTGAGGAAGATATATCTCCATCTTTGATGGATATGTGGAAGAATCCCCCAGAAATTGATGACTCATTGTATCTCCCTTCAAAGAATGAGTTCATTCCTAGTGATTTTTCCATCCGCTCTGATAACTTGTGCCCTGATCCTGCAAATATATCTTATCCAAGCTGTGTAATTGATGAACCATTAATAAAGTTCTGGTACAAGCTCGATGATTCATTTAAACTTCCGCGGGCAAATACATACTTCCGCATCAATCTGAAGGGTGGATATGCTAATCTGAAAAGTTGTGTTTTGACTGAATTATATATTCTCCTTCTTAAGGATGAGCTGAATGAGATTGTGTACCAG GCCATTGTTGCCAAGCTGGAAACTTCTGTCTCTGTGTTCAGTGACAAACTGGAGCTGAAGGTCTATGGATTTAACGATAAACTTCCAGCTCTCTTGTCAAAAGTGTTGGCAACTGCCAAAAGTTTCATGCCAACAGATGATCGTTTTAAG GTCGTTAAAGAAGATATGAAGCGAAGGTTAAAGAACACCAATATGAAACCTCTGAGTCACTCATCATACTTAAGACTGCAAGTTCTGTGTCAAATTTTTTATGATGCAGATGAGAAGTTGCATGTTTTGGATGAATTGTCTGTTTCTGATTTGAAGTCGTTCATTCCTGCGCTTTGTTCCCAG CTATACATTGAGGGCCTTTGCCATGGAAATTTGTTAGAAGATGAAGCAATTACCCTGTCAAAtatattcaaattgaatttttcTGTACCACCACTGCCTATTGAATTGAGGCATAAAGAGCATGTTATTTGTCTTCCTCCTGGTGCTAACCTGATTAGGGATTCCAATGTGAAGAATAAGTCAGAAACGAACTCTGTGATTGAG CTGTATTTTCAAGTTGAGCAAGAAGCAGGGATTGAGTCAATCCGATTGAAAACATTGATAGATCTTTTTGATGAaattgtggaggaaccacttTTCAATCAACTAAG GACGAAGGAGCAGCTTGGATATGTTGTTGAGTGTGGCCCCCGGGTAACATACCGTGTATATGGCTTTTGTTTCTGTGTCCAGTCGTCTGAGTACGACCCAATCTACTTACAAGGGAGAGTTGATAACTTTATAAACGGGCTGGAAGAAATGTTG GACGGGATTGATGATGATTCGTTTGAGAATTATAAAAGTGGACTACTTGCTAAGCTATTGGAGAAAGATCCATCCCTCACGTACGAAACCAACAGATTTTGGAATCAGATTATCGATCAAAG GTATATGTTCGACCAGTCAAAAAGAGAAGCAGAAGAACTCGGCAGTATTCAGAAGAAGGACGTTATTGACTGGTACAAAACGTATTTGCAGCAATCATCTCCCAAGTGTCGTAGACTAGCGATTCGTGTTTGGGGTTGCAACACTGACCCGAGAGAGGCGGAACCACAACCGAAGTCTATCCAAGTCATCGAAGACCCTGCAACGTTTAAGAAGTCATCAAAGTTCTATCCTAGCCTTTGTTGA